The Sesamum indicum cultivar Zhongzhi No. 13 linkage group LG2, S_indicum_v1.0, whole genome shotgun sequence genome contains a region encoding:
- the LOC105178288 gene encoding uncharacterized protein LOC105178288 codes for MASGWRRAFGNVRSFVGNSMGGLRGGSSLASWIVAGTLAYYLWVRPSQQLRREQEERAALAAASDPYRYVEKRKPIPDPQETGLVYGSKNGAKKPE; via the exons ATGGCGAGCGGTTGGAGGAGAGCATTCGGGAATGTGAGGTCTTTTGTTGGAAATTCAATGGGCGGTCTAAGGGGTGGGAGCAGTTTAGCTTCATGGATTGTCGCAGGAACCCTCGCTTATTACCTCTGGGTCCGCCCTTCTCAGCAGCTCAGAAGAGAGCAAGAG GAAAGGGCAGCATTGGCGGCGGCTTCCGATCCATATCGATATGTTGAAAAGCGAAAGCCGATTCCGGATCCTCAG GAGACTGGATTGGTGTACGGGAGTAAAAACGGAGCGAAGAAACCTGAGTGA